Proteins encoded by one window of Rouxiella chamberiensis:
- a CDS encoding DUF3820 family protein, translated as MEKENLIDIANTVMPFGKYQGRVLIDLPEEYLLWFARKGEFPEGKLGMLMEMALAIKIEGLQDLLTPLKRGANAASSPQKMPYNEKYSDNDER; from the coding sequence ATGGAAAAAGAGAATCTGATCGACATTGCCAATACGGTCATGCCTTTCGGTAAATATCAGGGGCGGGTATTAATCGACCTGCCTGAAGAGTATTTGCTGTGGTTCGCCCGAAAGGGCGAATTTCCGGAAGGGAAACTAGGCATGCTGATGGAAATGGCGCTCGCCATTAAAATCGAAGGTCTTCAGGATTTGCTGACCCCGCTGAAACGCGGGGCCAATGCGGCATCGTCCCCTCAGAAGATGCCGTATAACGAAAAGTATTCAGACAACGACGAGCGCTAA
- the ptsH gene encoding phosphocarrier protein Hpr: MFQQEVTITAPNGLHTRPAAQFVKEAKGFTSDITVTSNGKSASAKSLFKLQTLGLTQGTVVTLSAEGEDEQKAVEHLVKLMAELE; the protein is encoded by the coding sequence ATGTTCCAGCAAGAAGTCACTATTACTGCTCCAAATGGTCTGCATACTCGTCCTGCTGCACAATTTGTGAAGGAAGCAAAAGGTTTCACTTCAGACATTACCGTGACCTCGAACGGAAAAAGTGCCAGCGCCAAAAGCCTGTTCAAGCTGCAAACTCTGGGTCTGACTCAGGGCACCGTGGTGACCCTTTCCGCTGAAGGCGAAGACGAGCAGAAAGCCGTCGAGCACTTGGTAAAACTGATGGCAGAGCTCGAATAA
- a CDS encoding nucleotidyltransferase family protein produces the protein MSEQQILEWIAQDDMRMRALRAVQTLGLHDVCLAAGFVRNLVWDRLHRHAQTTPLNDIDVVYFNPHDLSPETDSRHEQQLKALLALPWSVKNQARMHLKYGRAPYHSTRDAISYWVEKETAIGVRLNAQDALELVAPLGVDSLFAFTISANPRHGMPEILLSRAREKGWTTRWPDLRIEI, from the coding sequence ATGAGCGAACAGCAGATATTGGAATGGATTGCACAAGATGACATGCGGATGCGGGCGCTGCGGGCGGTACAGACGCTGGGTCTGCACGATGTGTGTCTCGCGGCAGGCTTTGTGCGCAATCTGGTGTGGGATCGCCTGCATCGGCATGCGCAGACCACCCCGCTCAACGATATCGACGTGGTGTATTTTAATCCTCACGACCTTAGTCCCGAGACAGACAGCCGCCATGAACAGCAGTTAAAGGCGTTGCTTGCGCTGCCGTGGTCGGTCAAGAATCAGGCCCGCATGCATCTCAAATATGGCCGTGCGCCCTATCATTCTACGCGTGATGCCATTAGCTACTGGGTAGAAAAAGAGACGGCGATAGGTGTGCGGCTCAATGCGCAGGACGCCCTCGAGCTGGTCGCCCCGCTGGGCGTCGACAGTCTGTTTGCCTTCACCATCAGCGCCAATCCTCGACACGGCATGCCCGAGATACTGCTTTCACGCGCACGCGAAAAAGGCTGGACCACACGCTGGCCCGACTTACGGATTGAAATCTAA
- the cysK gene encoding cysteine synthase A → MSKIFEDNSLTIGHTPLVRLNRIGNGRILAKVESRNPSFSVKCRIGANMIWEAEKSGVLTKDIELVEPTSGNTGIALAYVAAARGYKLTLTMPETMSVERRKLLKALGANLVLTEGAKGMKGAIAKAEEIQASDPNRYLILQQFSNPANPAIHEKTTGPEIWEDTDGDVDVLIAGVGTGGTITGAGRFLKSRKSSITLVAVEPTDSPVITQTLAGQEVKPGPHKIQGIGAGFIPGNLDLELIDRVSLITNDESMDYARRLMEEEGILAGISSGAAVAAAVKLSEEADYADKTIVVILPSSGERYLSTALFADLFTEKELQQ, encoded by the coding sequence ATGAGCAAGATCTTTGAAGACAATTCATTAACCATCGGCCATACGCCGCTGGTGCGCCTGAATCGTATCGGTAATGGCCGCATTCTCGCCAAGGTCGAATCACGCAATCCGAGCTTTAGTGTTAAATGTCGTATCGGCGCCAACATGATTTGGGAAGCCGAAAAAAGCGGCGTCCTGACCAAAGACATTGAGCTTGTCGAGCCGACGAGCGGCAACACCGGTATCGCACTGGCCTACGTGGCGGCCGCGCGCGGCTACAAGCTGACGCTGACCATGCCCGAAACCATGAGCGTCGAGCGTCGCAAGCTGCTGAAAGCACTGGGTGCCAATCTGGTGCTGACCGAAGGTGCCAAGGGCATGAAAGGTGCCATCGCCAAGGCCGAAGAGATTCAGGCAAGCGATCCGAACCGTTATCTTATCCTTCAGCAGTTCAGCAATCCGGCAAACCCGGCTATCCACGAGAAAACCACCGGTCCTGAAATCTGGGAAGATACCGACGGTGACGTTGACGTGCTGATTGCAGGTGTAGGAACCGGCGGCACCATTACAGGGGCTGGGCGTTTTCTGAAAAGTAGGAAGAGCAGCATTACGCTGGTTGCCGTGGAACCTACCGATTCGCCGGTCATTACCCAGACGCTGGCCGGTCAGGAAGTCAAGCCGGGTCCACATAAGATTCAGGGTATCGGCGCGGGCTTTATTCCAGGCAACCTGGACTTGGAGCTTATCGACCGCGTTTCATTGATTACCAATGATGAATCAATGGATTACGCGCGTCGTTTAATGGAGGAAGAAGGCATTCTGGCCGGTATTTCTTCAGGTGCAGCGGTCGCGGCGGCGGTGAAACTTTCCGAAGAAGCCGACTATGCCGACAAAACGATTGTGGTGATTCTGCCCTCTTCCGGCGAGCGCTATCTGAGTACCGCATTGTTTGCAGATTTGTTTACGGAAAAAGAATTGCAACAATAA
- the zipA gene encoding cell division protein ZipA, with protein sequence MMQDLRLILIVVGAIAIIALLLHGLWTSRKERSSLFRDRPAKRVKKEREQSPNEDFVDGVGEVRVRSAHPHDEPTMGSYDEAEKFAPMHADPKRALQAPAQPQPAQHQPAQPQPAQHQPGQPSPVQAQPDAQRPAQQAPQQRPAPSQAPVQPPQPAAHYDDPLLSGYSAADTAYAPAEPVAQPAREHTAPVPPAEIHADAAPAARAEPQPFALAEPEEQDEPVREKLKETVLVLHVAAHHGGVIGGEVLLQSVLQAGFQFGAMNIFHRHVSPSGSGPVLFSLANMVKPGSFDPENMSDFSTPGITLFMMVPCFGDAHQNFKLLLQSAQRIADDVGAVVWDDERRMITPQKLETYKARIREVLENTA encoded by the coding sequence ATGATGCAGGACTTGCGTCTGATATTAATCGTTGTTGGTGCGATCGCCATAATAGCGTTGTTATTGCACGGTTTGTGGACCAGCCGTAAAGAACGCTCTTCGCTTTTTCGCGATCGTCCAGCTAAACGAGTGAAAAAAGAACGAGAGCAATCCCCGAACGAAGACTTCGTTGATGGGGTGGGAGAAGTGCGCGTGCGCTCGGCCCATCCACATGACGAACCTACGATGGGAAGCTATGACGAAGCTGAGAAGTTTGCCCCGATGCATGCCGATCCCAAGCGCGCACTGCAGGCACCTGCCCAGCCTCAGCCGGCCCAACATCAGCCAGCACAACCTCAACCTGCGCAGCATCAGCCAGGCCAGCCGTCGCCGGTTCAGGCCCAGCCTGATGCCCAGCGACCAGCCCAGCAGGCACCGCAGCAGCGTCCCGCGCCTTCACAGGCACCGGTTCAGCCGCCGCAGCCAGCCGCACATTACGATGACCCGCTGTTAAGCGGCTACTCGGCGGCCGATACTGCCTACGCGCCAGCCGAGCCTGTTGCTCAGCCTGCCCGCGAGCATACGGCACCTGTGCCACCGGCTGAAATCCATGCCGACGCTGCACCTGCCGCGCGCGCCGAACCTCAGCCTTTCGCGCTAGCCGAGCCTGAAGAACAGGACGAGCCGGTGAGAGAGAAACTGAAAGAAACGGTTCTTGTGCTGCACGTTGCCGCACATCATGGCGGTGTCATTGGCGGTGAAGTCTTGCTGCAAAGCGTCTTGCAGGCCGGTTTCCAGTTTGGTGCGATGAACATCTTCCATCGCCACGTCAGCCCTTCCGGCAGCGGTCCCGTGCTGTTCAGTCTGGCCAACATGGTGAAACCGGGTTCCTTCGACCCCGAGAATATGTCTGATTTCTCGACCCCCGGCATTACGCTGTTCATGATGGTGCCCTGCTTCGGCGATGCCCATCAGAACTTCAAACTGCTGCTTCAGTCTGCCCAGCGCATTGCTGACGACGTGGGAGCCGTAGTGTGGGATGACGAACGTCGGATGATTACGCCGCAGAAGCTCGAAACCTATAAAGCGCGTATCCGCGAAGTGCTGGAAAATACCGCCTAG
- a CDS encoding LysR family transcriptional regulator, which produces MNYSLKQLKIFIAVARHGSFSRTGEMIGLSQSAISHNIKELEGEMGVRLLDRTTREVALTDAGRRLANRVEPLLDELHAMLLDTRSFGTEQNGRVRVASSQTISAHLMPQCIASSGDLFPDIQILLRDQSQQQVLNSVRNAEVDFGIVIDPGYCNDLDTEIILHEPFLLLCHEDNPLAAKEQVPWTALNEARLVLQDYSSGSRQLIDRAFAELSVKNQVVQEIGHPATLYPMVEAGIGISVLPALALPLPSGSRLVIRPLVPEVNRALMLVKRKNRSLSPAARAIWQVVKQQAQILTDKRKKYGLDFNP; this is translated from the coding sequence ATGAACTATTCGCTCAAGCAGCTCAAGATATTTATTGCCGTGGCGCGTCACGGCAGTTTTAGCCGGACCGGCGAGATGATTGGGCTGAGTCAATCGGCCATTAGCCACAATATTAAAGAGCTGGAAGGCGAAATGGGTGTGCGCCTGCTCGACCGTACCACACGGGAAGTGGCGCTGACCGACGCAGGTCGCCGCCTTGCCAACCGCGTGGAGCCTCTGCTCGATGAACTGCACGCGATGCTGCTGGACACCCGCAGTTTTGGTACGGAGCAGAATGGCCGGGTTCGCGTTGCCTCCAGTCAAACCATCTCGGCACATCTCATGCCACAATGCATTGCCAGCAGCGGTGACCTGTTTCCTGATATTCAGATCTTGCTCAGGGATCAATCACAGCAACAGGTGCTGAACAGTGTGCGCAATGCGGAGGTCGATTTCGGCATTGTTATCGATCCCGGTTATTGCAACGATCTCGATACCGAAATTATTCTGCACGAACCCTTCCTGCTGCTGTGTCACGAAGATAATCCGCTCGCCGCGAAGGAACAGGTGCCGTGGACGGCGCTGAACGAGGCAAGGTTGGTTCTGCAGGATTATTCATCCGGCAGTCGTCAACTGATTGACCGCGCCTTTGCCGAATTATCAGTAAAAAATCAGGTTGTTCAGGAGATAGGCCATCCGGCAACGCTGTATCCGATGGTGGAAGCGGGGATCGGCATCAGCGTATTGCCTGCCCTGGCGCTGCCTCTGCCGTCGGGAAGCCGACTGGTCATCCGCCCGCTGGTGCCCGAAGTGAATCGTGCCCTGATGCTGGTCAAACGTAAAAACCGTTCTCTGTCGCCTGCTGCGCGAGCTATCTGGCAGGTGGTCAAGCAGCAGGCGCAGATTTTGACCGACAAACGCAAAAAATACGGGTTAGATTTCAATCCGTAA